One window from the genome of Leishmania mexicana MHOM/GT/2001/U1103 complete genome, chromosome 18 encodes:
- a CDS encoding putative glycosyltransferase translates to MFQYEDLVWLISFPLVCAIMLWFSLDLTVLVRVGGGRRRRANARRAIERLIMSSPVLTTASVVQSPSPVSTPNTDHPSRRRSSSTSPEHACMGGFGSSSGNEEEHRVKHREASAGAASTPTAGTLPCHQQRVRQVVVPAAIRISTRAVVRRAVVLVGGDFARSPRMQYHAASLARSGLFDEVLLVGLDYGNQLSEDLLMSGEPQPERFVSWDDPATPKGMEHAVFDVQAQLDSPEPRPGCGCIVSTQYLIAPPSPPEWLQAVFPLVHLHWVVCTLYRVVMLAGLFFFQTMCATATRINEHGQLLVTDLILIQTPPAIPFVLLVKYLVCPLAFVYNMLLYYGVVVPAAWMNPSAMRDVRQQCQLQSLRFAGATERSADGRRRSLAILRGLAHASLSGRRSWVFYPAIVVDWHNFGHTILAQSQRPTAAVQMYKLLEMHMCAGHVNVTVSQAMRRALEQAYPWLRCESAIATAASVQPHCSASAAASASLQAEGALSVTVVSPSAVTVLYDVAPSFFRPVQRSRCVRDVLERLLLRHHAVNPSPLPLASPFPLVKGAGNGAAYALVSKADLEEMGWGIAGPPAWVYADAAAESVAVSALATSAAAPATMAAMSRRGIMVVGSTSWTEDDDYSMLIQALQRLDHRLRHEVSYGSSNGDSSLSASSGPADLWVLITGKGNARQRFEDAVRVAKLSSHVVVSTYYAQSYHEYSLLLGAADVGLCLHFSSSGLDLPMKGVDMVGAGLPIMVMQYPAIGELIGGVTRVLATQAMRPRNGAADAQRSPRVSGGYAKAVQPTLQECERGWSFCNDADLEFLLSSFIGLPSTSESVSDGASGLSRSPPTPLSVMKRRACEARRRAHTWEKNWRRVLLPVLKEVV, encoded by the coding sequence ATGTTTCAATATGAGGACCTCGTGTGGCTCATCAGCTTCCCGCTGGTGTGCGCCATCATGCTGTGGTTCTCGCTCGATCTAACCGTGCTGGTGCGAGTCGGCGGAGGCCGGCGAAGACGTGCCAACGCGCGTCGCGCGATCGAAAGGCTTATCATGAGCAGTCCAGTCTTGACGACTGCGTCGGTGGTACAGTCACCGTCGCCCGTCTCTACCCCCAACACCGATCACCCCTCTCGGCGacgtagcagcagcacctcgccaGAGCACGCGTGCATGGGCGGGTtcggtagcagcagcggcaacgaggaggagcataGGGTGAAGCACCGTGAGGCATCGGCAGGAGCTGCCAGCACCCCAACAGCAGGAACACTCCCATGCCATCAACAGCGTGTACGGCAGGTGGTTGTCCCCGCGGCGATCCGCATTTCCACACGGGCTGTGGTGCGCCGTGCCGTTGTTCTCGTTGGCGGTGACTTTGCGCGATCACCGCGGATGCAGTACCACGCGGCAAGTCTGGCGCGCAGCGGTCTCTTCgacgaggtgctgctggtcgGGCTTGATTACGGAAATCAGCTTAGCGAGGATCTTCTCATGAGTGGGGAGCCGCAACCGGAGCGCTTCGTCAGCTGGGATGACCCGGCAACGCCGAAAGGGATGGAGCACGCGGTGTTCGACGTGCAAGCTCAGCTCGACTCGCCAGAGCCTCGGCCAGGGTGTGGCTGCATAGTGTCAACGCAGTACTTGATCGCACCCCCGTCGCCTCCTGAGTGGCTCCAGGCGGTGTTCCCCTTGGTCCACTTGCACTGGGTTGTCTGCACACTCTACCGCGTCGTGATGCTCGCCggtctctttttctttcaaACCATgtgcgccactgccaccCGCATCAATGAGCATGGACAGCTCCTAGTCACGGACCTCATCCTCATCcagacgccgccggcgatccccttcgtcctcctcgtgAAGTATCTCGTGTGCCCCTTGGCGTTTGTGTACAACATGCTTCTCTACTACGGCGTGGTGGTGCCGGCCGCCTGGATGAACCCCAGTGCGATGCGGGACGTACGGCAGCAATGTCAGTTGCAGTCTCTACGCTTTGCCGGTGCGACGGAGCGCTCAGCCGACGGTCGACGCCGCTCCTTAGCGATCCTGCGCGGACTCGCACATGCATCTCTCTcggggaggcgcagctgggTTTTCTACCCCGCCATCGTGGTCGACTGGCACAACTTTGGCCACACAATCCTAGCGCAGAGCCAGCGGCCCACCGCGGCGGTACAAATGTACAAACTGCTTGAGATGCACATGTGCGCCGGCCATGTCAACGTGACAGTGAGTcaggcgatgcgccgcgctcTGGAGCAAGCCTACCCGTGGCTGCGGTGTGAGTCTGCCATCGCAACGGCGGCATCTGTGCAGCcccactgcagcgcttcgGCAGCTGCCTCTGCGAGCTTGCAGGCTGAGGGAGCGCTGTCAGTAACAGTGGTGTCGCCGAGTGCAGTGACAGTGCTGTACGACGTGGCGCCCTCCTTTTTCCGTCCTGTGCAGCGCAGCCGGTGTGTGAGGGATGTCTtggagcgcctgctgctgcggcaccacgcCGTCAACCcgtcccctctccctctcgcatccccctttcctctcgTGAAAGGCGCCGGCAACGGCGCTGCGTACGCCCTCGTCAGCAAGGCAGACCTAGAAGAGATGGGGTGGGGCATCGCGGGGCCACCAGCGTGGGTATacgcggacgccgcggcagagtCGGTAGCCGTCTCGGCCCTTGCCAcctcggcagccgcgccagcgacgatggcggcgatgTCGCGGCGAGGCATCATGGTTGTCGGGTCGACGAGTTGgacggaggacgacgacTACTCGATGCTCATTCAAGCCCTCCAGCGGCTGGACCACCGCCTTCGGCACGAAGTCAGCTACGGCAGTAGCAACGGCGACAGTAGCCTtagcgccagcagcggacCTGCGGACCTCTGGGTGCTGATCACCGGAAAAGGAAATGCCCGGCAGCGTTTCGAAGATGCCGTGCGCGTCGCCAAGCTGTCGTCGCACGTGGTGGTGAGCACGTACTACGCGCAGTCCTATCACGAGTACAGCCTTCtgctcggcgccgccgacgtcgGCCTCTGCCTGCACTTTTCCTCCAGTGGGCTGGACTTGCCCATGAAGGGAGTGGACATGGTGGGTGCAGGGTTGCCAATCATGGTCATGCAGTACCCTGCCATTGGCGAGCTCATTGGCGGTGTGACACGGGTGCTGGCGACACAGGCGATGCGGCCGCGCAACGGTGCGGCAGATGCTCAGAGATCCCCACGGGTTAGCGGCGGCTACGCGAAGGCAGTGCAGCCGACCCTGCAAGAGTGCGAGCGAGGCTGGTCATTTTGCAACGACGCCGATCTCGAGTTCTTGCTATCCAGCTTTATCGGCCTGCCGTCCACCAGCGAGAGcgtcagcgacggcgccagtGGTCTGTCGcggtcgccgccgacgccccTGTCGGTGATGAAGCGGCGAGCCTGCGaagcgcgacggcgcgcgcacacatgggAGAAGAACTGGCGGCGAGTACTCCTGCCAGTGCTGAAAGAAGTCGTATAG